Proteins from one Natrinema salinisoli genomic window:
- a CDS encoding aldo/keto reductase: MDLPRLGLGTMGIDDPATIGTAIDHGYRHLDTAQIYDNEAVVGEGIERASIDREELTVGTKLWVDQLGADAVSESVEASLERLGLDRVELLYVHRPRGDYDPEETLPALEKVREDGLVGGVSVSNFEVSQLERFRDVLGRPPAANQVEYHPLYQPEDRLEHAREHGYPLVAYSPLSGGRVGDVEAVVTVAEKHDISPEQASLAWLLAKDIYPIPKASSRTHLEANRAALDIALDDEDVARIDGVEREEELYPE, translated from the coding sequence ATGGACCTTCCGCGACTCGGTCTCGGGACGATGGGGATCGACGACCCCGCTACCATCGGGACAGCTATCGATCACGGATACCGCCACCTCGACACCGCACAGATATACGACAACGAGGCCGTCGTCGGCGAGGGCATCGAGCGTGCATCGATCGATCGCGAGGAACTGACCGTTGGGACGAAGCTCTGGGTCGACCAGCTCGGTGCCGACGCGGTGTCCGAAAGCGTCGAGGCGAGCCTCGAGCGACTCGGCCTCGACCGCGTCGAACTGCTGTACGTCCACCGTCCTCGCGGCGACTACGATCCCGAGGAGACTCTTCCGGCGCTGGAGAAGGTCCGCGAGGACGGCCTCGTCGGCGGCGTCAGCGTCAGTAACTTCGAAGTGAGCCAGCTGGAACGGTTCCGAGACGTACTGGGACGGCCACCGGCCGCCAACCAGGTCGAGTACCACCCGCTCTACCAGCCCGAAGATCGGCTGGAACACGCCCGCGAGCACGGCTATCCGCTGGTGGCGTACTCGCCGCTGTCCGGCGGACGGGTCGGCGACGTCGAGGCGGTCGTCACGGTTGCCGAAAAACACGACATCTCGCCGGAACAGGCCAGCCTCGCCTGGCTACTGGCGAAGGACATCTATCCCATTCCGAAGGCGTCCAGTCGCACGCACCTCGAAGCGAACCGCGCGGCGCTGGATATCGCGCTGGACGACGAGGACGTCGCCCGCATCGACGGCGTCGAACGCGAGGAGGAGCTGTATCCCGAGTAA
- a CDS encoding DUF7343 domain-containing protein, producing the protein MIRPVSVGLVVLVICASVAGISGSVALATTGPAVPSMAEPGPTAGDSAATIDPADSSPFVSQETQNFDNTTFEITIHENGSATWTFRHELWFSNEDNETAAKENFRTFVEEFEANETGLYDRFINQSRLLTQTGAQETGREMEATNFRRSARIEEWPTERGVVEMTFTWNGFAAVNDETIVAGDVFQDIYLSSDQAIVFEAGGDLAFRSVEPDAEYAGTSLEETGSVQWNGQREFVDGRPRAVLTRPDGAAAGGGNAGLIATMAGTDIVWYLVGGLLVAGAVVAAAVWYRRHGSATDEASGPTGDGAAESTTAAADRDGHGSNEGKPTNSDDANGTAALSDEELMTDEDRVVKLIEENGGRMKQVNIVDETGWSKSKVSMLLSEMEDDGIISKLRVGRENIISLDGFEPEATKSPFEE; encoded by the coding sequence ATGATTCGGCCGGTCTCCGTCGGACTCGTCGTTCTCGTGATCTGTGCGTCCGTCGCCGGCATCAGCGGATCGGTCGCCCTCGCGACTACCGGACCGGCCGTCCCGTCGATGGCAGAGCCCGGTCCCACGGCGGGAGATTCCGCAGCGACGATCGATCCCGCGGACTCGAGCCCGTTCGTCTCGCAAGAAACGCAGAATTTCGACAATACGACGTTCGAAATTACGATTCACGAAAACGGAAGCGCGACGTGGACGTTCCGTCACGAACTATGGTTCTCGAACGAGGACAACGAAACGGCGGCGAAAGAAAACTTCAGAACGTTCGTCGAGGAGTTCGAGGCGAACGAAACTGGGCTGTACGATCGGTTTATCAACCAGTCGCGCCTCCTGACGCAGACCGGCGCACAAGAGACCGGGCGGGAAATGGAGGCGACGAATTTCCGGCGGTCCGCACGGATCGAGGAGTGGCCGACCGAGCGGGGGGTCGTCGAGATGACGTTCACGTGGAACGGATTCGCCGCCGTCAACGACGAGACGATCGTCGCGGGTGACGTTTTTCAGGATATCTACCTCTCGTCCGATCAGGCGATCGTTTTCGAGGCCGGTGGCGATCTCGCGTTCCGGTCCGTCGAGCCCGATGCGGAGTACGCGGGGACTTCCCTCGAAGAGACGGGATCGGTCCAGTGGAACGGGCAACGGGAGTTCGTCGATGGTCGTCCTCGTGCGGTTCTCACCCGACCCGACGGTGCCGCCGCTGGCGGTGGGAACGCCGGATTGATCGCAACGATGGCCGGCACTGACATCGTCTGGTATCTGGTCGGTGGGCTCCTCGTTGCTGGGGCCGTAGTCGCAGCCGCCGTCTGGTACCGCCGGCACGGATCCGCAACCGACGAGGCAAGTGGGCCGACGGGCGACGGAGCAGCCGAGTCGACGACAGCAGCGGCTGACAGGGACGGTCACGGATCGAACGAAGGGAAACCGACGAACTCGGACGACGCAAACGGGACCGCTGCCCTCTCGGACGAAGAGCTCATGACCGACGAGGATCGGGTCGTCAAACTGATCGAGGAGAACGGCGGTCGGATGAAACAGGTCAACATCGTCGACGAAACCGGCTGGTCGAAATCCAAAGTCAGTATGCTACTCTCGGAAATGGAAGACGACGGGATCATCAGCAAACTTCGGGTCGGACGCGAGAATATAATCAGCCTCGATGGGTTCGAACCGGAGGCGACGAAGTCGCCGTTCGAGGAATGA
- a CDS encoding MBL fold metallo-hydrolase yields MITNLAQEVQAFTSNVFLVSGDRTVLVDTGANFDAVAAVRSEVDDLDAVILTHTHRDHVGNLAAVKDAFDVDAWGYDTSIEGVDHAIADEEPVRLGDHEYVALHTPGHKNDHLCFYSEAASVLFAGDLVFQNGSFGRTDLEEGDREALIESIDRLLGRIDSGLEAMHTGHGPSVTTDPYDHVELSARMARQA; encoded by the coding sequence ATGATCACTAACCTCGCGCAGGAGGTACAGGCGTTCACCAGCAACGTCTTCCTCGTATCCGGCGACCGAACCGTACTCGTCGATACGGGGGCGAATTTCGACGCCGTCGCTGCCGTCCGCTCGGAGGTCGACGACCTCGATGCGGTGATCCTGACCCACACGCATCGGGATCACGTCGGCAACCTCGCGGCCGTCAAAGACGCCTTCGACGTCGACGCGTGGGGGTACGACACCTCGATCGAGGGCGTCGACCACGCCATCGCGGACGAGGAACCCGTCCGGCTGGGCGATCACGAGTACGTCGCGCTCCACACGCCCGGGCACAAGAACGACCACCTCTGTTTCTATTCCGAGGCCGCGAGCGTGCTGTTCGCGGGCGATCTCGTCTTCCAGAACGGCAGTTTCGGCCGCACGGATCTCGAGGAAGGCGACCGCGAGGCCCTGATCGAGAGCATCGACCGCCTGCTCGGGCGGATCGATTCCGGCCTCGAGGCGATGCACACGGGCCACGGACCGAGCGTCACGACAGATCCGTACGATCACGTCGAACTGTCGGCACGGATGGCACGACAGGCCTGA
- a CDS encoding ATPase, producing the protein MILLVVGGDRVDAGKTTFSAGLLERTGAVGYKPRAGNDFWFDHDDCRRALADGRLYGKDAARLSAADGRDRPPERLNPVHRLWRPAPGGGTGLLGRADREFVVDRVGRTTDDPLFVRNATADVPDAVAEALPLEDAITVETVDEFNDLAEREYVPAFDRVATEIEETDVAVVESYSDIAQPLEGLPPSSVAAVAVVEPGRARIYPGDRYCRACDIASSSPRDGAIEKRVPDVLDYLDPLERVPLPALESSQRDDPARIATAYADGYDALLDAAGQV; encoded by the coding sequence ATGATCCTCCTCGTGGTCGGTGGCGATCGGGTCGACGCGGGCAAGACAACGTTCTCGGCCGGCTTGCTCGAGCGAACCGGCGCGGTCGGCTACAAACCCCGCGCTGGGAACGACTTCTGGTTCGACCACGACGACTGCCGGCGCGCGCTCGCGGACGGCCGGCTCTACGGCAAGGACGCGGCCCGCCTCTCGGCGGCGGACGGTCGGGACCGGCCGCCAGAGCGGCTCAACCCCGTCCACCGACTGTGGCGGCCCGCCCCCGGCGGTGGGACCGGATTGCTCGGGCGGGCGGACAGGGAGTTCGTCGTCGATCGGGTCGGCCGGACCACCGACGACCCGCTGTTCGTCCGCAACGCGACCGCTGACGTCCCGGACGCGGTCGCCGAGGCGCTCCCGCTCGAGGACGCCATCACCGTCGAGACCGTCGACGAGTTCAACGACCTCGCGGAACGGGAGTACGTCCCCGCCTTCGACCGAGTCGCGACCGAGATCGAGGAGACGGACGTCGCCGTCGTCGAATCCTACAGCGACATCGCACAGCCCCTCGAGGGGCTCCCGCCGTCGTCGGTCGCCGCGGTCGCGGTCGTCGAGCCCGGACGCGCGCGGATCTATCCCGGCGATCGCTACTGTCGGGCCTGCGACATCGCCAGCTCCAGTCCCAGAGACGGGGCCATCGAGAAGCGCGTTCCCGACGTCCTGGACTATCTCGACCCGCTCGAGCGCGTTCCGCTTCCGGCCCTCGAGAGCAGTCAGCGGGACGATCCCGCCAGAATCGCGACCGCGTACGCCGATGGGTACGACGCGTTGCTCGACGCGGCCGGGCAGGTCTAA
- a CDS encoding DUF5827 family protein — protein MPVPKSEFEELPPCDFYTPAELFEDDQMYTVYEIARMLQGVEPDAELDPETEDILLDWAIPWVMANADDLVVAEPRDEDEPGYYGLKE, from the coding sequence ATGCCCGTCCCGAAATCCGAGTTCGAAGAACTCCCGCCGTGTGACTTCTACACGCCGGCGGAGCTCTTCGAGGACGACCAGATGTACACCGTCTACGAGATCGCTCGCATGCTGCAGGGAGTCGAACCCGACGCCGAACTCGACCCCGAGACCGAAGACATCCTGCTCGACTGGGCCATTCCGTGGGTCATGGCCAACGCCGACGACCTCGTCGTCGCCGAGCCGCGAGACGAGGACGAGCCCGGCTACTACGGCCTGAAAGAATGA
- a CDS encoding SLC13 family permease: MVGERERTARAVSRRLWRYLWVANARTKAYLTLDAPGMIADLDELTAEERRLARRVFPDGGRDGNRSGGTGPRNEGDSGGGSPGGGDGGSRGDDSPFDVGGTYGLRQQIGFVLGPILFGLIFLSPTPDGLSAAGKAVAAVTAWVAVWWMSEAIPIPATSLLPIVLFPLTGALPVADTTPSYGHPLIFLFMGGFFLAMAMQRWGLHRRIALRTIKAVGTEPSRLILGFMLATAFLSMWVSNSATVMMMTPIALAVIYQTADLIDETELAIDTSEGRFSFGIALMLCIAYGASVGGVATLIGTPPNVLFAGQADALFDQSVSFAEWMLYGVPISLIGLVAVYTYVTRAVSPQFDELPAGADTIDRELERLGPMKRQEKLVAVVFAGMAAAWIGSSLLDPLLGITPPDDADTIVAIGGAMVLFTFPTRTPDGDRTFLLDWTNAVDIPWGVILLFGGGLAIATGFGDTGLAEWIGEGLGLLEGVPMIVILFAVVVMTIFLTEVTSNTATTAMLMPILAGVAVGISVHPFGLMIAGATAASFAFMLPVATPPNAIVFGSGYITLPQMAKIGVGLNLIGIVLITLVAIGWLPIAWGIEVGTLPTEFAEAFQG, encoded by the coding sequence ATGGTGGGCGAACGCGAGCGGACCGCTCGAGCGGTTTCGCGGCGGCTGTGGCGATATCTCTGGGTCGCTAACGCACGGACGAAGGCGTATCTCACGCTCGATGCACCGGGCATGATCGCTGATCTGGACGAGCTCACCGCCGAAGAACGACGCCTCGCGCGACGAGTATTTCCCGACGGCGGGCGCGACGGAAACCGGAGCGGCGGAACCGGGCCGAGAAACGAGGGCGATTCCGGTGGCGGTTCGCCTGGTGGTGGGGACGGGGGAAGCCGCGGCGACGATTCGCCGTTCGACGTCGGCGGGACGTACGGTCTTCGACAGCAGATCGGCTTCGTTCTCGGACCGATCCTGTTCGGTCTCATCTTCCTGTCCCCGACGCCGGACGGGCTGTCGGCCGCGGGGAAGGCGGTCGCCGCCGTCACCGCGTGGGTCGCCGTCTGGTGGATGTCCGAAGCGATCCCGATCCCCGCGACGTCGCTGCTGCCGATCGTCCTGTTCCCGCTGACCGGTGCGCTTCCCGTCGCGGACACGACGCCGTCGTACGGTCACCCGCTAATATTCCTGTTCATGGGCGGGTTCTTCCTCGCGATGGCGATGCAACGGTGGGGACTCCACCGGCGGATCGCGCTCCGCACGATCAAGGCCGTCGGCACCGAGCCCTCGAGGCTCATTCTCGGCTTCATGCTCGCGACGGCGTTCCTCTCGATGTGGGTGTCCAACAGCGCGACCGTCATGATGATGACGCCCATCGCGCTGGCGGTCATCTATCAGACCGCGGACCTGATCGACGAGACCGAGTTGGCGATCGACACGAGCGAAGGGCGTTTCTCCTTCGGGATCGCGCTGATGCTCTGTATCGCCTACGGCGCGTCCGTCGGCGGCGTCGCGACGCTCATTGGCACGCCGCCGAACGTCCTCTTCGCCGGGCAGGCGGACGCACTCTTCGACCAGTCGGTCTCCTTCGCCGAGTGGATGCTCTACGGCGTTCCGATCTCGCTGATCGGTCTCGTTGCCGTCTACACGTACGTTACGCGCGCTGTATCGCCGCAGTTCGACGAACTCCCCGCCGGCGCGGACACTATCGACCGCGAACTCGAGCGACTCGGGCCGATGAAGCGACAGGAGAAACTGGTCGCCGTCGTCTTCGCCGGGATGGCCGCGGCGTGGATCGGCTCGAGCCTGCTCGATCCGCTGCTCGGGATTACGCCGCCGGACGACGCCGATACGATCGTCGCGATCGGCGGCGCGATGGTCCTGTTTACGTTCCCCACGAGAACCCCGGACGGCGACAGAACATTTCTGCTCGACTGGACGAACGCCGTCGACATCCCGTGGGGCGTCATCCTCCTGTTCGGCGGCGGCCTCGCGATCGCCACCGGCTTCGGCGACACCGGCCTCGCGGAGTGGATCGGCGAAGGGCTCGGGCTCCTCGAAGGCGTGCCGATGATCGTCATCCTGTTCGCCGTGGTCGTGATGACGATCTTCCTGACGGAGGTCACGTCGAACACGGCGACGACGGCGATGCTCATGCCGATCCTCGCCGGCGTCGCCGTCGGAATCAGTGTCCACCCGTTCGGCCTGATGATCGCGGGCGCGACTGCCGCTTCCTTCGCGTTCATGCTGCCGGTCGCGACGCCGCCGAACGCGATCGTTTTCGGTAGCGGCTACATCACCCTCCCGCAGATGGCCAAAATCGGCGTCGGCCTCAATTTGATCGGTATCGTCCTCATTACGCTGGTCGCGATCGGCTGGCTCCCGATCGCCTGGGGAATCGAAGTGGGAACCTTACCGACCGAGTTCGCGGAGGCGTTCCAGGGGTAA